A region of the Pueribacillus theae genome:
TTAAAGGGCACTTTGCGTCCGTTTGGGCAAATGAACAGGTCGTCTTTTTCCTCGTATGTCCAGTTTTTTACATTCCTGATGTCGTTTTTGTATTTGCGTGTTTTTTCTTTTACATACGTGCCGTAGGGGATTAAACATTCAAAACGAGGCTCCTTTTCTTCCCCGAGGGCGTACAGATAATTTTCCTCACTGCCATACCCTGCATCCGCAATCACTGTTTTAGGCATCGGCAAACGGGACGCTGCTAATTTCTCTAAGTGGGGGATAAAACAGCGTGTGTCTGTCGGGCGCTGGTGTAGTGTATAGTAAAGGATAAACTGGTTTTCTGTTGCCACTTGTACATTATATCCTGGTTTTAGCTGTCCATTTTTCATGTGGTCTTCTTTCATGCGCATGAATGTCGCATCGGGATCTGTTTTTGAAAAGCTGTTGCGTTCACCGAATGTCTCATGCTGTTTTTTGTACTTTTGAATTCGGGGGATGAAGTCTGTACGGATGAGCTTGATTGGCTTTTTTAGCGCACTTCGGCGTGCACGGAGTTCTTTCCGAACAGGTACTTCTTTTTCCGCTTCGATTTCTTCTGTTAATGTGTTCACCTGTGTCTCGAGTTGATTTGCCACTGCTTCTAATTGTTCAACTGACGCGTTTTCTAAAGGGGCAGGTATGTCCTCAAGCTCCATTTCTTCAGCCTGTGTAATCTCATGAATCTGCTCAAGAGTTGCCTTGATTTTCTCTTTCAATTTCTCTTCAAAACGGATCGTTGATTTTTTCCATACGAAAGAATACTTATTGGCATTGGCTTCAATCTTTGTGCCATCCAAGAAGTAGTTTTCCATTGTAATATGCCCGTCTTCAATTAATTTGAGGATCATCGTTTCAAATAACTCATCCATCATGGCTTTCATACGCTTCCCTCGAAAATCGTTGATGGTACGAAAATCGGGTTTTTGCATCGCCGCCAGCCACATTGCAGGAATGCTTTCTTGAATAAGCGTTTCAATACCACGGCAAGAAATATACTTTTTGTGAGTACGCATATAAAATCACTTTTAGCATCATTTTCGGATGAAAAGGACGACGTCCGCCACCTGAATAATGGGCAAATAGCTGCCCATCCGGAATGGCTTCAACCATTTCATCAACAACACGGGCGACATGATGTTCAGGGATCAGTTCTTGAAGATCATAAATAAAGAAACTTTGATGATTATTATAGGATTTGAACGTGGGAGCGAATTTTTCTTTGGAAGCAATAGGAGTTTCTTCTTTTACCTCTAGAGAAAGCGATGTTTGTATGTTATACTCTTTTTTAGTAATCTTCGGATTGCTCATAAAAAAATCGTCCTTTCTTGAGTGTGGTGTGGTAACTTCATTCTACTAGAAAGGGCGATTTTTTTGTATAGATTTTTAGCAAAAAGAGGAAAGGCTGTCACAGAAAGTCATTTTTTAATGACTTTCTGGACAACCCCTAGTTGTTTAGTAGGATAACGACATTACTTTTGGGGAAATAAGTCGTTTTAGAATCTGCTACTGACTGGGTTCCTTCGCTCCTGCTAGTTTTATCCTCCTCGTATGTTACCACACGGGTACAAACGGCTAGCTATCCACACTACTATGAACCCGCTGCCATCTTTCCGGATTCATTGGTGCTGATCCACCTCTTCCGAAAAGACTTCAAACGTTCCGTTATGTCCATCCCTCTTTTTGACAGCCTTAGGCCTCCACTATTCAGGAATGAGAACGGCCAGTTTAACAGTCAATTATGCTGACCGCCGTTGCATTATTTCAGATGCAAGGATGAATGCTGAACTCCTAGCTATTCACAACATTCACTACCTCACCCTGCCTACATGGATTCGTCTGCCTGGCCATAGCTGCCTTTTAAGGAGCCCCGCCCCGGTCCACCGGGTACGACTTCACCTGACTTAGCCCCTTCCGCATATCAGCGCGTCACTGGGCCCAGGAGGATCAGGCTCTTGCATAAAGACTGTTTAGCAAGGATGGGAAATTCCCCCATCACTTGGAACATAACAGTTAGAAAATAACACCCCATGATAAACCACGTATCATATAAAAAGCTTGAAGTTTGAACATGAGGTGCCCTTTCCGCTTCTTTCACTAGTTTACTAGCTTATAAAGCAACGTTTCGTTTAATTTTGTTAAGGAGTTACTGGTGGCATAGGTTTTGCAGTTAATGTTACTTTTAATTCTTTAGTTGCATTACCTACTTTAACGTTAACAGTTAATTTAGTTTCTGCAACACCTTCTTTAAGCTCAGCTTTTGCATTTTTTGTACCGTTATCAGTGATTGAAACGTCAGCGGTCTTCTCAGGAGAAATTGTTACAGTCTCCGCTACGTCACCCTGGATAGCTTTATTACCGTATTGATCCACAGTAGCAAAGTTTAGGTTTGAATGGCCATCCCCTTTAACAATCGGGGTTGCAATTGTGTATGTTCCTCCATCAGCAATTGCAGTAGTAATTGCTTTAGCAGCATCATAGTCGTCTGAGTCTGTAGAAGTTTCAGATGTAGTAAAGAAAAAGTCTTCTACTTTTTTATCATCCGCTGACACTATGAACTTCTCTTCAAGCACTTTACCCGTTGCATTGATTGTTACTCTTAAAGTGAATTCAGTATCAATTGGCTTGCCACCTTTGTCAGTATTTAAGTTTTCTTTATTAACTGTAATTTCACCATTTGATACTTTTGGTGGCTCGACTCCGTCTGCTTTTCTCCCTCCAGAAATCGTTGCAGTGTAATCATTGTCATCTAAAGCAACTTTTCCGCCGTCCAACAAGCCGTTAACTGTGAATTTTTTGTTACGCGCATCTTGCACATCGGCTGCTTGAACCTTTCCTATTGGCGCAATTTCGTATCCTTCGTAGTTTGTACCATCAGTGACACGTACTTGAGCATCTGCTGTGCTAGCTGCGATTTCTGTGACACCATCAGCTTTAAGCTCAGCAAGAACAAGTTGTATTGTCTGGCTTCCATTCTTATTAAGGGCTGTTACTGTTACACCTTTACTATCTGTAATTATATTATTTGGTGATGCTGGAATAGTAACAACATTTGAAGCAGAGTCATTAGCTTTCACAACAATACCTTTTCCAGTTGCCAAATAGGCCTTCACGTCTGCATCCTTCATAGAACGACCATATTGATCTTCAACTACAACATCTGTGTAATTAATAGTTGCCGGTCTTTGAGCTTTAAGCGTTAAAGGCTTTTTCAGACCGCGAATTGTAGTAGGCACTGCTTTTTTATCAACTCTAATTATAGATGTCGCAACCTTATATGTTGAGGATTGGGCTACTAACGGGAATGTGCCGTCAGTCGTATTGATATTAGAAGGAATTTTAATGTAAATATTGCTGTCTTCTCCTTCAACAAATTGCAATGGGTCGTTATTAAAGGTTGCTTTTACACCTTTTTCCGGGTTGTTTAGTATTTTTGTATCTGTGATTACTTTCCCTTCTTTATCAATAACAGATACAGGTACTAAGATATCTTCATTAGCAACTGCAATTGCTGGGGGTGACAAGTTGACAACATCCGCACGCGTAGTTTCAGCGACCACAATATTGTAAGAATCATTTTTCCCGGAAGTTGTTGAGATTAAAGTAACTTTACTCTCACCAGCTTTTTGTACACCTGATAATTTTAAGCCGAGTTGTTTTTTACCATCAATTGTCAAACTAGAAAGTTCAACAGCATTTCCTGCGCCAGCTGTTTTGATAACTGTTGGATTTGTTTCTGATTTTATTAGCCCTTTCGAAGCTTTTTCTGCATCAGTTATAGCATTGCCGTATTGGTCTTTTACATCAACCAGGAGATAAAATTCGTCACTAGTTTTAGTATCTTCATTTAGTTTTTTGCCATCTTTATTGTAAATCCCTTTGATACCCACTTCTGACACTGCGGATTCAGCTGACAAAGTAAGTGTCTTCGTAGCCGACTTGGCGCTATCAGCATGAACAAGTGTGATCGGAACTTTATCTCCAACCTTGTATTTATTGTCATCACCTAAATCAATAGTCACAACGCCAGTTGATGGGTTAGGAGTTACCGAAGGACTGTTAGTAGTTAAGTTGGTTGTTTTTGTAACATCTTCACCATATTGGTTTTTTACTTGGTAAGCTACAGTTGCACTAGTTGGGTTAGCGTTACGATTTACTACAGCAATATCTGATAAAATCTCAATGGAGTCTACTCTCTCATCTTCCACCTGAACCGAACCAGTTAGCGGCTTTTCAGAAACACCGGTTACATTAACGACATATTCGCCTTTAGTTAGCTTTGTTGTAAGTTCAAGTCGAACAGATTTGTTGTCTTCCGCCCATGTTGTTTTAGAAATGTTTTGCTTAATAGTTGATTTAACTACTTCAAGCTTAGCTTTATCAGCGTCTATACCTGAATCAAATGTTACTTCCAGTGTTTTTGCATTAATCGCCTTTACACTTTCAATTGCCACTCCCTCAGAAGGAGCTTCGTATTTATCAATTGTTCTCTTTAAGAATGATGAAAACTGTCCGCGAGTAACATTGTTAAGTGGCTTGAAATTATCAGTCGCAACAGTAATGCCAAGGTTAGCAAGCGTCTGAACGCTTCCTTGGTGAGTCGGACTTACGTTTT
Encoded here:
- a CDS encoding S-layer homology domain-containing protein, producing MSKKSSYRKYAVTTIAAAAAVSAVAPVASAAETKDFTDVKPDHEHYDAIMAMAERGIVTGLNDGTGRFNPEGPLFRAQAAVMFARALELRTPSNVKEVLSVYTDVNENSEYADEIAAVTAAGIFGQFGKDSKGNKIKGKFNPWKNINREQMASVLVRAYDLEKLDTDENVKINLKNVSPTHQGSVQTLANLGITVATDNFKPLNNVTRGQFSSFLKRTIDKYEAPSEGVAIESVKAINAKTLEVTFDSGIDADKAKLEVVKSTIKQNISKTTWAEDNKSVRLELTTKLTKGEYVVNVTGVSEKPLTGSVQVEDERVDSIEILSDIAVVNRNANPTSATVAYQVKNQYGEDVTKTTNLTTNSPSVTPNPSTGVVTIDLGDDNKYKVGDKVPITLVHADSAKSATKTLTLSAESAVSEVGIKGIYNKDGKKLNEDTKTSDEFYLLVDVKDQYGNAITDAEKASKGLIKSETNPTVIKTAGAGNAVELSSLTIDGKKQLGLKLSGVQKAGESKVTLISTTSGKNDSYNIVVAETTRADVVNLSPPAIAVANEDILVPVSVIDKEGKVITDTKILNNPEKGVKATFNNDPLQFVEGEDSNIYIKIPSNINTTDGTFPLVAQSSTYKVATSIIRVDKKAVPTTIRGLKKPLTLKAQRPATINYTDVVVEDQYGRSMKDADVKAYLATGKGIVVKANDSASNVVTIPASPNNIITDSKGVTVTALNKNGSQTIQLVLAELKADGVTEIAASTADAQVRVTDGTNYEGYEIAPIGKVQAADVQDARNKKFTVNGLLDGGKVALDDNDYTATISGGRKADGVEPPKVSNGEITVNKENLNTDKGGKPIDTEFTLRVTINATGKVLEEKFIVSADDKKVEDFFFTTSETSTDSDDYDAAKAITTAIADGGTYTIATPIVKGDGHSNLNFATVDQYGNKAIQGDVAETVTISPEKTADVSITDNGTKNAKAELKEGVAETKLTVNVKVGNATKELKVTLTAKPMPPVTP